Proteins encoded in a region of the Orcinus orca chromosome 8, mOrcOrc1.1, whole genome shotgun sequence genome:
- the BANF1 gene encoding barrier-to-autointegration factor, translating to MTTSQKHRDFVAEPMGEKPVGSLAGIGEVLGKKLEERGFDKAYVVLGQFLVLKKDEDLFREWLKDTCGANAKQSRDCFGCLREWCDAFL from the exons ATGACAACCTCCCAAAAGCACCGAGACTTCGTGGCAGAGCCCATGGGGGAAAAGCCAGTGGGAAGCCTGGCCGGCATTGGCGAAGTCCTGGGCAAGAAGCTGGAGGAAAGGGGCTTTGACAAG GCCTATGTGGTCCTTGGTCAGTTTCTGGTGCTAAAGAAAGATGAAGATCTTTTCCGGGAATGGCTGAAGGACACGTGCGGTGCGAACGCCAAGCAGTCCCGGGACTGCTTCGGGTGCCTTCGAGAGTGGTGCGACGCGTTCTTGTGA
- the EIF1AD gene encoding probable RNA-binding protein EIF1AD, with translation MSQATKRKHVVKELLGEHMVPSDQQQIVRVLRTPGNNLHEVETAEGQRFLVSMPSKYRKNIWIKRGDFLIVDPIEEGEKVKAEISFVLCKDHVRSLQKEGLWPEAFSEVAEKHNNQNRQAQPELPAEPQSSGEESSSEGDADLFVNTNRRQCHESEEESEEEETA, from the exons ATGTCTCAGGCCACCAAGAGGAAGCATGTGGTGAAGGAGTTGCTGGGGGAGCACATGGTGCCCTCCGACCAGCAGCAGATCGTGAGG GTACTCAGGACCCCAGGGAACAATCTGCATGAGGTGGAGACAGCCGAGGGGCAGCGCTTCCTGGTGAGCATGCCCTCCAAATACCGCAAGAACATCTGGATCAAGAGAG GGGACTTTCTCATTGTTGACCCTattgaagagggagagaaggtgaAGGCCGAGATCTCCTTTGTGCTCTGCAAAGACCATGTGCGCTCTTTGCAGAAGGAGGGGCTCTG GCCTGAGGCCTTCTCCGAAGTGGCTGAGAAACACAACAACCAGAACAG ACAGGCTCAGCCAGAACTCCCAGCTGAGCCACAGTCATCGGGAGAAGAGTCCAGCTCTGAAGGTGATGCTGACCTTTTTGTTAACACCAACCGCAGACAGTGTCATGAGAGTGAGGAGGAGAGTGAAGAAGAGGAGACAGCCTGA
- the CST6 gene encoding cystatin-M — protein MARPSLLLPLGLALLALCLLALPHDARARPGDREVGERQDLSPNDPQVRKATQAAMASYNMGSNSIYYFRDTTILRAQSQLVAGIKYYLTVEMGSTACRKNAMAGDHIDLTTCPLAAGVQQEKLLCDFEILTVPWQNSFQLLKHDCVTL, from the exons ATGGCGCGTCCGAGCCTCCTGCTGCCACTGGGCCTGGCCCTGCTCGCGCTCTGCCTCCTGGCGCTGCCCCACGACGCCCGGGCCCGGCCGGGGGATCGCGAGGTCGGAGAGCGGCAGGACCTGTCGCCCAACGACCCGCAGGTGCGGAAGGCGACGCAGGCGGCCATGGCCAGCTACAACATGGGCAGCAACAGCATCTACTACTTCCGCGACACCACCATCCTCCGGGCGCAGAGCCAG TTGGTGGCGGGCATCAAGTACTACCTGACCGTGGAGATGGGGAGCACGGCCTGTCGGAAGAATGCCATGGCTGGAGACCACATAGACCTCACCACCTGCCCCCTGGCCGCAGGGGTGCAGCAGGAG AAGCTGCTCTGTGACTTTGAGATCCTTACGGTTCCCTGGCAGAACTCCTTCCAACTTCTAAAGCACGACTGTGTGACCCTGTAG
- the CATSPER1 gene encoding cation channel sperm-associated protein 1 translates to MDQPSMAEKAQSEADTDDSDVFSHPSSPTTHHRPGHGGVHRHHRRVSRPHVRFPTIVGFITKVCLTTIETSPTLVALPNTVRPITMVGTTIMKPITTEEHRYGEYRRGSSQLFGPHTSHSVASASLGSACSRQVAPQPSKPDRQSSAFSLARSLNTAYSHPAQTSSKVHPRGSSSKTSESWPEEDEQIQKHKTGRAPRTHKKLHTVDLFYLLWEKLSHLMWGLSRMLRKLTDSLAFEAFIVFIVCLNTIMLVAQTFAEVEVRGEWYFMALDSIFLCIYVVEAVLKIIALGLKYFLDPWNNLDFFIMIMAVLEFMLMQINSSSMRVVYNQSIFRIFKVFKSLRALRAIRVLRRLSFLTSLQEVTGTLAQSLPSITAILILMFTCLFLFSVVFRALFRYSDPKRFQNIFTTIFTLFTLLTLDDWSLIYLDSRAQGAWYIIPILMIYIIIQYFIFLNLVIAVLVDNFQMALLKGLEKVKQEKASQIHEKLLDDSLTELMEAEPEEVISGHTIQKQLIEKKFGDMTEKQRELLFHFLQLVSGVEHYQQKFRSQAAVIDEIVDTAFEAGEEDFRK, encoded by the exons ATGGATCAACCCTCAATGGCTGAAAAGGCTCAAAGTGAGGCAGACACTGATGACTCGGATGTGTTCTCTCACCCCAGTTCACCAACCACACACCACAGGCCAGGCCATGGTGGAGTCCACCGCCATCACCGAAGGGTGTCCCGTCCCCATG TGAGGTTTCCCACCATAGTGGGCTTTATCACCAAGGTGTGCCTTACAACCATAGAGACTTCTCCCACTCTGGTAGCCCTGCCCAACACAGTGAGGCCCATCACCATGGTGGGCACCACCATCATGAAGCCCATCACCACGGAAG AGCACCGCTATGGGGAGTACCGTCGTGGTAGCTCCCAACTCTTTGGCCCACACACGTCCCACAGTGTGGCCTCAGCCTCCCTCGGCTCTGCCTGTTCTCGTCAAGTAGCCCCCCAACCTAGCAAGCCAGATAGACAGAGCTCAGCCTTCAGCTTGGCTCGTTCCCTGAACACAGCGTACTCACACCCTGCCCAGACCTCCAGCAAAGTCCATCCTCGGGGCTCCTCCTCTAAAACCTCGGAAAGCTGGCCCGAAGAAGACGAGCAGATTCAGAAGCACAAAA CTGGCCGAGCCCCACGAACCCACAAGAAGCTGCACACTGTGGACCTCTTCTATTTGTTGTGGGAAAAATTAAGCCACCTCATGTGGGGCCTTTCGAGAATGCTCAGGAAACTGACTGACTCCTTGGCCTTTGAAGCCTTCATCGTCTTCATCGTCTGCCTTAACACCATCATGCTCGTGGCCCAGACCTTCGCTGAAGTCGAGGTCCGGGGTG AGTGGTACTTCATGGCCTTGGACTCCATCTTCCTCTGCATCTACGTGGTGGAAGCTGTGCTCAAAATCATTGCTCTGGGCCTCAAGTATTTTTTGGACCCCTGGAACAACCTGG ATTTCTTCATCATGATCATGGCTGTGCTGGAGTTCATGCTCATGCAGATCAACTCTTCCTCCATGCGCGTGGTCTACAACCAAAGCATCTTCCGCATCTTCAAGGTCTTCAAGAGCCTGCGAGCCTTGCGAGCTATCCGGGTCCTGCGGAGGCTCAG CTTCCTGACCAGCCTCCAGGAAGTGACCGGGACCCTGGCCCAGTCCTTGCCGTCCATCACCGCCATCCTCATCCTCATGTTCACCTGTCTCT TCCTGTTctctgtggtgttccgggcactGTTCCGCTACTCTGACCCCAAGCGCTTCCAGAACATCTTCACCACCATCTTCACCCTCTTCACCTTGCTCACCCTGGACGACTGGTCCCTCATCTACCTGGACAGCCGAGCCCAGG GCGCCTGGTACATCATCCCCATTCTCATGATATATATCATCATCCAGTACTTCATCTTCCTCAA CCTGGTGATTGCCGTCCTGGTGGATAACTTCCAGATGGCCCTGCTCAAAGGCCTGGAGAAAGTGAAGCAGGAG AAGGCCTCCCAGATCCATGAGAAGCTACTGGATGACTCACTGACAGAGCTCATGGAAGCAG AGCCTGAAGAGGTGATAAGTGGACACACTATACAGAAGCAGCTCATTGAGAAAAAATTTGGAGACATGACTGAGAA GCAGCGGGAGCTCCTGTTCCACTTCCTGCAGCTGGTGTCCGGGGTGGAGCATTACCAGCAGAAATTCCGCTCCCAGGCAGCTGTCATCGATGAGATTGTGGACACCGCGTTTGAG GCTGGAGAGGAGGACTTCAGGAAGTGA